The Geoalkalibacter sp. genome includes the window TTATCGCGTCCTGAATTTCGGCGTGATGGTCGCCATTCTCGGCTTCTTCATCACCCGCCCCATCAAAAAAGGCCTGGCGAGTCGTCGCGAAACCCTGGCCAAGGAACTTGAGGACGCCCGCCTGGCCCGTGAAACGGCCGAAGCCAAGTTCGCCGAATACGAGCAAAAGCTCAAGGATGCGACGGCGGAAATCGAGCAGATTCAGGCTGAAATCCGTCGCGAAGGCGAACTGGAGCGCGAGCGCATCCTGAGCAACGCCCGCGAGATGGCGGCCAAGATGGCCCAGGACACCGAGCGCACCGCCACGCAGGAAATCGCCAAGGCGCGCCTGGAGTTGCGCAAGGAGGCGGCGGCGCTGGCGATCTCCCTGGCCAAGGATCTCCTGAACAAGAACTTCAACGACGACGACCAGAAACGCCTGGTCGACGAATACATGGATAAAATGCAACGGGTGGGAGAATTACGTTGAGCCTCAGCGCGATTTCAAAACGATACGCCCGCGCCCTGATCGAACTGGGTGCCGAGCAGGACAAACTGGAACAGTACGCCGGGGAACTGGATCGGATTCTGGAGGTCTTCGCCGCGGAGAAGAATCTGCAATCGGTTCTGGCCAGTCCCTCCGTCAGCAGCGCCAAGCGCTCCGCCATTCTGTCCGATCTGGCCGGCAAGCTGCAGCTCTCCCCGAGCATCCGAAACTTTCTCGGGCTGCTGCTGGAAAAGCAGCGCCTGCGCTTCCTGCCGCAGATCGCCGAGCATTTCCGCAAATTTGCCGATGAGCTTTCCGGAACCCTGCGGGCCCAATTGACCTCCGCCGTCCAACTCGATGCCGCGCAGACCGCCGTCATTCGCTCCGGACTGGAACAACAGACCGGGCGCAAGGTCATACTCGACACCCGGGTCGATCCGGCCCTGATCGGGGGGCT containing:
- the atpH gene encoding ATP synthase F1 subunit delta, which translates into the protein MSLSAISKRYARALIELGAEQDKLEQYAGELDRILEVFAAEKNLQSVLASPSVSSAKRSAILSDLAGKLQLSPSIRNFLGLLLEKQRLRFLPQIAEHFRKFADELSGTLRAQLTSAVQLDAAQTAVIRSGLEQQTGRKVILDTRVDPALIGGLKAEIGGRIFDGSLSTQLKRIEDKLTKG
- a CDS encoding ATP synthase F0 subunit B, whose amino-acid sequence is MTKRFFRNATTASLAVGLTLALASTLWAAGGDAHYDAGTLLKDFLYRVLNFGVMVAILGFFITRPIKKGLASRRETLAKELEDARLARETAEAKFAEYEQKLKDATAEIEQIQAEIRREGELERERILSNAREMAAKMAQDTERTATQEIAKARLELRKEAAALAISLAKDLLNKNFNDDDQKRLVDEYMDKMQRVGELR